From Mustela erminea isolate mMusErm1 chromosome 1, mMusErm1.Pri, whole genome shotgun sequence, a single genomic window includes:
- the LRRC15 gene encoding leucine-rich repeat-containing protein 15, which produces MPLKHYLLLLVGCQAWSAGLAYYGCPSECTCSRASQVECSGARIVAVPTPLPWNAMSLQILNTHITELSESPFLNITALIALRIEKNELSHIMPGAFRNLGSLRYLSLANNKLQVLPIGLFHGLNNLESLLLSSNQLVQIQPAHFSQFSNLKELQLHGNHLEYIPDGVFDHLVGLTKLNLGKNSLTHLSPRIFQRLGNLQVLRLYENRLSEIPMGTFDGCGNLQELALQQNQIGMLSPGLFHNNRNLQKLYLSNNHISQLPPGIFMQLPQLNRLTLFGNSLKELSPGIFGPMHNLRELWLYDNHITSVPDNVFSNLRQLQVLILSRNQINYISPDAFNGLAELRELSLHTNALQELDGSVFRMLVNLQNISLQNNRLRQLPGNIFAHVNGLMTIQLQNNQLENLPMGIFDHLGNLCELRLYDNPWRCDSDILPLHNWLLLNKPRLGTDTLPVCFSPPSVRGQSLIIINVNAVVPSVQVPVIPEVPSYPESPQYPDTPSYPDTTSISTTDFTSPMEDYTDLTTIEVTEDRGTWGMTQAQSGLAIAAIVIGIIALVCSLVACICCCCCKKRDHTVLMQMKAPNEC; this is translated from the coding sequence ATGCCGCTGAAACATTACCTTCTTCTGCTGGTGGGCTGCCAAGCCTGGAGCGCAGGGCTGGCCTACTATGGCTGTCCCAGTGAGTGCACCTGCTCCAGGGCCTCCCAAGTGGAGTGCTCGGGGGCACGCATCGTGGCGGTGCCCACCCCCTTGCCCTGGAATGCCATGAGCCTGCAGATCCTCAACACACACATCACCGAACTCAGTGAGTCCCCGTTCCTCAACATCACAGCCCTCATCGCGCTGAGGATCGAGAAGAATGAGCTGTCCCACATCATGCCTGGTGCCTTCCGTAACCTAGGCTCCCTGCGTTACCTCAGCCTTGCCAACAACAAGCTTCAAGTTCTGCCTATTGGCCTCTTCCACGGCCTGAACAACCTCGAGTCGCTCCTTCTGTCCAGCAACCAGCTGGTGCAGATCCAGCCGGCACACTTCTCCCAGTTCAGCAACCTCAAAGAGCTACAGCTGCATGGCAATCACCTGGAATATATCCCCGATGGCGTCTTTGACCACCTGGTGGGCCTCACGAAGCTCAATCTAGGCAAGAATAGCCTCACCCACCTCTCGCCCAGGATTTTCCAGCGCCTGGGCAATCTCCAGGTCCTCCGGTTGTATGAGAACAGGCTCTCTGAAATCCCCATGGGCACGTTCGATGGGTGTGGAAACCTCCAGGAGCTGGCCCTCCAGCAGAACCAGATTGGTATGCTCTCCCCTGGCCTCTTCCACAACAACCGTAATCTCCAGAAGCTCTATCTGTCCAACAACCACATCTCCCAGTTGCCTCCTGGCATCTTCATGCAGCTGCCCCAGCTCAACCGTCTCACCCTTTTTGGGAATTCCCTGAAGGAGCTCTCTCCGGGGATCTTTGGGCCGATGCACAACCTGCGTGAGCTTTGGCTCTACGACAACCACATCACTTCTGTCCCGGACAATGTCTTCAGCAACCTCCGCCAGCTGCAGGTGCTGATCCTCAGCCGTAACCAGATCAACTACATCTCCCCAGATGCCTTCAACGGGCTGGCAGAGCTTCGGGAGCTGTCCCTCCACACCAACGCACTGCAAGAGCTGGACGGGAGCGTCTTCCGCATGCTGGTGAACCTGCAGAACATCTCCTTGCAGAACAACCGCCTCAGACAGCTCCCTGGGAATATCTTCGCCCACGTCAATGGCCTCATGACCATCCAGCTGCAGAACAACCAGCTAGAGAACCTGCCCATGGGCATCTTTGATCACCTGGGGAACCTGTGTGAGCTGCGGCTCTATGACAACCCCTGGAGGTGTGACTCAGACATCCTTCCGCTCCACAATTGGCTCCTGCTCAACAAGCCCAGGTTGGGGACGGATACTCTCCCGGTGTGTTTCAGCCCACCCAGCGTCCGAGGTCAGTCCCTCATCATCATCAACGTCAATGCAGTTGTCCCCAGTGTCCAGGTCCCAGTGATCCCTGAGGTGCCCAGTTACCCGGAGTCACCACAGTACCCAGACACACCCAGCTACCCTGATACCACCTCCATCTCCACCACTGACTTCACCAGCCCCATGGAGGACTACACCGATCTGACCACCATCGAGGTCACCGAAGACCGCGGCACATGGGGCATGACCCAGGCCCAGAGTGGGCTGGCCATCGCTGCCATTGTCATCGGCATCATTGCCCTGGTCTGTTCTCTGGTTGCCTGCATCTGCTGTTGCTGTTGCAAGAAGAGGGACCACACAGTCCTGATGCAGATGAAGGCACCCAATGAGTGCTAA
- the CPN2 gene encoding carboxypeptidase N subunit 2, with protein sequence MLSGAWLCWAGLLFLARPSRSCPAGCDCFIQEVFCSDEGLAAIPPDIPPHATDIIFVQTSLTTVGTRAFSGSPNLTKVVFLNTQLQHFGPDAFGGLPRLEDLEITGSAFSNLSADAFSNLTSLGEFTLNFNALEALPEGLFQQMHALESLQLQGNRFQSLPGRLFRPLRRLKALNLAQNLLSRLPEELFEPLGSLQSLRLSNNVLSGLPPSVFSQLGCLRELFLDGNAIRELPPGVFAGLFRLEKLWLQRNAIGHLPLSVFSSLGNLTFLNLQGNALQGLPAGLFAPTPGLLGLSLSYNRLEAISEDAFANLSSLSSLTLSHNALTHLPAGVFRDLQELVRLYLGSNNLTTLHPALFQNLSKLELLSVSRNLLTTLPEGIFDTNYNLFNLALRGNPWQCDCHLAYLFGWLRVYSDRLFNMQTYCAGPTYLKGQLLPTLQEEQLVCPVTGNRLGFQAPGSEDRELGGPWDLDAEERAVGSRCTYSNLEGTVVLACDGEDRCRWLNVHLSPRPGSGPPALTINGSQHWDLKSSCGSVRITVAIEARPGGS encoded by the coding sequence ATGCTGTCCGGAGCCTGGCTGTGCTGGGCCGGCCTCCTGTTCCTGGCCAGGCCCTCCCGGTCCTGCCCTGCGGGCTGTGACTGCTTCATCCAGGAGGTGTTCTGCTCCGATGAAGGGCTGGCCGCCATCCCTCCAGACATTCCGCCCCATGCCACAGACATCATCTTTGTACAGACCTCGCTCACCACGGTGGGAACTCGGGCCTTCAGCGGCAGCCCCAACCTGACCAAGGTGGTTTTCCTCAACACGCAGCTCCAGCACTTCGGGCCCGACGCCTTCGGGGGGCTGCCCAGGCTGGAGGACCTGGAGATCACTGGCAGTGCCTTTTCCAACCTCAGCGCCGACGCCTTCTCCAACCTGACCTCCCTGGGGGAGTTCACCCTCAACTTCAACGCGCTGGAGGCTCTGCCTGAGGGCCTCTTCCAGCAGATGCACGCCTTGGAATCTCTCCAGCTGCAGGGTAACCGGTTCCAGAGCCTGCCCGGGAGGCTCTTCCGGCCTTTGAGAAGGCTGAAAGCCCTCAACCTGGCCCAGAACCTGCTGTCCCGCTTGCCTGAGGAGCTGTTCGAGCCCCTGGGGAGCCTGCAGAGCCTGAGGCTGAGCAACAACGTGCTCTCCGGCCTGCCCCCCAGTGTGTTCAGCCAGTTGGGCTGCCTGCGGGAGCTCTTCCTTGACGGCAATGCCATCAGGGAGCTGCCACCAGGAGTGTTCGCGGGGCTCTTCCGGCTGGAGAAGCTGTGGCTGCAGCGCAATGCCATCGGCCACCTACCGCTTTCCGTCTTCTCTTCTCTGGGCAACTTGACCTTCCTGAACTTGCAGGGGAACGCGCTGCAGGGGTTGCCTGCCGGCCTCTTCGCGCCCACCCCGGGCCTGCTCGGCCTGTCTCTGTCCTACAACCGGCTAGAGGCCATCAGCGAGGACGCCTTTGCCAACCTGTCCAGCCTCAGTTCCCTGACTCTGTCGCACAACGCCCTCACCCATCTTCCCGCCGGCGTCTTCAGGGACCTGCAGGAGCTGGTCAGGCTCTACCTGGGCAGCAACAACCTGACGACCTTGCACCCAGCGCTCTTCCAGAACCTGTCCAAGCTGGAGCTGCTCAGCGTCTCCCGAAACCTCCTGACCACGCTCCCTGAGGGCATCTTCGACACGAACTACAACCTGTTCAACCTGGCCCTGCGTGGCAACCCCTGGCAGTGCGACTGTCACCTGGCCTACCTCTTTGGCTGGCTGCGTGTGTACAGCGACCGGCTCTTCAACATGCAGACCTACTGCGCGGGCCCCACCTACCTGAAGGGCCAGCTCCTGCCCACCTTGCAGGAGGAGCAGCTGGTGTGTCCCGTCACCGGCAACCGTCTGGGCTTCCAGGCCCCAGGGTCAGAGGACAGAGAGCTGGGGGGGCCCTGGGACCTGGATGCGGAGGAGAGGGCGGTTGGGAGCCGGTGCACCTACAGCAACCTTGAGGGCACCGTGGTGCTTGCCTGTGATGGTGAGGATCGGTGCCGCTGGCTGAATGTCCACCTGTCCCCCAGGCCGGGGTCAGGCCCCCCGGCACTAACGATCAATGGCAGCCAGCACTGGGACTTGAAGTCGAGCTGCGGCTCTGTGAGGATCACCGTGGCCATTGAGGCCCGGCCAGGGGGGAGCTAG